The stretch of DNA GTGATGGTGGCCGAACAATCGAATTGGGGCCGCGATGCGGGAAACACCAATAACGTTGAGTATCGTTCAGATGGTGGCGACTCAATTTGGATGGGTACGGGCTATGACTCTCGCTGTTTCAATACAACCACGGTTCGTTACCCGATCAACACTCGCAATGTCTCTCTAAATGGTGCAAACTCACAAAGCTGCAACACACCGATTCAGTCAGCCCATACTGGTGGAGCCCATGTGCTGATTGGTGATGGAACGGTCAAGTTCCTCTCCGAAAACATGAACTTCGACACGCTCCGCTTCCTCGCAGCCCGTGCGGATGGCAACGTAGTCGGTGAGTTCTAATCGCCGCCGCAACGGCATGAATATCGGGGGCTGCCAGTACTGCTGGTGGCCCCTCTTCTTTCCAACTTTGTTGATCTCATTCGATGAGCAAAGCTCCATTGACTCTTCCATTTCCGAGGATGAACAGCATGTTCCGCTCGATGTTTGTCGCCTTTGTCTGCAGTGCTTTGTTGATGAATGCCGGGTGTGGTTCCGCCGATCGCGGACCGCAGGCCCAACTGACAGGCAAAGTCACTTTTAGTGGTCAGCCAGTTCCCGAAGGCATTGTGCAGCTATCCAAAGTGGGTGGCGGGGCAGGGGCCTCGGCGAACATCTCGGCTGACGGCAGCTTTTCCGTCGTGCTGGTCGATCCACTCCCGCCGGGTGAATATCTGGTGCTGATTGTGCCACCCACGATCGAAGACAACTCGAACCCCAACAGCCCGCCTGTGCAGAAGCCCAAAGAGATGGAACAGATTCCACCGCGCTATCGCAATGCCAAGACCAGCCCACTCAAGGTCACTCTCAAGGAAGGGGCGAACACCGCAGATTTTGCCCTCGAACCTGAGAAGAAGTAAGCAACTTTTCAACCGTCATTCAAACACAAACTCGATATCAGCGACTTCGTACGCACTGAGTGCCACGCGGGATTCATTCCCGGTCGTTTTCAGCCACGCGGCATGGGCTCCGCCAAGTGTCAACTTGCGAGCCCCGGCCAGTGGTGCATACCAGACCATCGAAAAGGTCTTGGCCTGCCCCTCGGTCTCCATCAGCCGCACCCGGCACGACTTCTTTGATACGGCTGCCTTCGCTGCTGTTTCGATGTTTTCAGTATTTGAAGGATCGGCTGGAGCTTCAATGGGCCAGTCAGTCATCCCCGCTTCCCACGACAAGATACTCACTTGCCTGGCGGGGCATTGGACGAAAAATGAGGTCTCGCCCGTCGCAGGCTTGGTCATGTGATCCAGCCGTACAAGCGGAACTCTTGCATCCTGAGCGAGCCGTGCGGGATGCGGGTCATCAATGGCAATGGTCCAGCGGAAGCGGCGGGAAGTTTCGCCCGAAACGACCATGAGGCCATCGAGCATGCGGGGGCCCGTTTTGCGAAAGTAAGGCCGGCCATGCGGCAAAATCGTCGCCCGCAGGGAACCATCACAAATCTCGACAAACTCGGGAGCTTCAAACCGTTCGCTGCCCGCCACATGGACGCTTCCCAGCACCGAGCGGGATATGGCCGCCATCTCGCTGCCGAACGCAAAGCGGGCGCCGATGTAGTTGTTCCAGGGGTCGCCATCGAAGGCCGCCAGTTCGAGAAACTGCAGATCGATCTCCACCTTCAGTGAACCGGCACGAATCGTGACATCGAGTTTGTAGTAGCAGATGCGTTCCCCTTTGGCCTGATCAATGAGGTCTCCCAGTGATCGAACCGTGAGGGAATGACTCGTCTGGGCGATAATCGATAACTCACCTGCGCGCATCTCCGAGTAAGCCGTCTTGATCACTTCGTCGTCAGGATCTGGCCCGAGGCGAATGGCCCGTTCACGCGGAAAGCGGCGGGCCAGCTGCAGGCTCAATCGGTTCTCGCGCTGCTCATGCCGACGAATGCGAGCGATCCCTCCCGTTTGCGGATGAAAAACGACCTCGAAGAGATCGTTTGAGAGGACACCTTCGGTAAATTTGACGACAGGCTTGCTCTTGCGTGCGGGGCTTTTGCCATTTGGAGTGTTTTGGGCGAGCCAGAGATAGCCGCAAGGGGGAATGGTGGGGAAGGTCCCATCTTCCATCTCTTCGGGAACAGGGCGCGCCCAGGGAAGCGGATTGATCAGTAAGGTTCCAGCGGGACTTGCCGCAGCCTCGTGATTTTGAACTTTTGACCCGAGCAGATTCGCGAACTGTTGGGCGGTCTGCTGCAGTGCGGTTGCTGTCGACCACTCGTTGTCGGCACTTGCGGCTGGATCTGTGGTCGAGCGATTGTCACTGGCACCAATCATGCGGAAGTGGGCGAGAAGTTCATTGTCCCAGCGTTGAGCCGGACTTTCGATGCCCGGCACAGGCTGCTGTAAGGTTTCGTTCTGAGATAGAAGCGCGCGCTGCACTTCGCAGAACTGCCAGGCTGCCTGTTGACCTTGGAGCTTCCAGGCATGGGCGACTCTCGAGATCGCGTTTTTCTCGCGAGCGGCGACTGCATAAACCAAGCTCGACGAAAGATATTCGCCAGCGTGGTATTGCCGCACATGATCGGGGTATTCCACGCGTTCGAGAAATTCTTTGCAGGTGACAAACTTGCCCAGGACGGGGGCAAACGTGGCAGCGCGCTGAAGATCATGAAACCAGGGAGTCGCAACTTCGGGCCAGCGAGCAAAACCGAGAGCCGGGTTTCCATCGCTATCAAGAGCCTCTCCCAGCCGGGTTGCCAGCCTCAAAAAGGTACCTGCGGATTGTGCGGGGAGTGGGATTCGCGAGAAAGCTGTTACCGCCTCGCCACTGGTACCTTCCCAGCGGAAGCTGCTGAACTCTTCGTCCGGGTAGGTTCCTTCATCGAGCAGCAGGTGCAAGGCTCCGACATAACCTGTCTGCGAGAGGAGACCGGGAAGTTGCGGCACCAGTCCAAAGAGCCGCCGGGCAAACACCCGGGGAACTATTCCCAGTTGAGCCTGGGCGAGTTGATGGCCTTGTTGAAAGTTTCTGATCCACATCTGTGGGGAAATCAGCGGCGTGCAAAGCTCGACGGCCTCCCCGCCGAGAACATCGACAGCACCCTGGGCCAATAACTCCTTCAGAGTGGTGGCGGGAGCAGTGTTTAAGGGTGCTGAAAGTTCCTGAGCTGCCACCAGTGGCAATTGTTCGTCAGCCAGCTTCAGCAGTGGAGAGGTTTCGAGTGAACCCGCCAGAAAGTTGACGGCTGGCTGGTTTCCTAAAGGTTCGTTGATCGGCCATGTGAAGCCATGTAGCGCCGCTTTCAGCCGGGGCACATCCAGTTCGGAAGGTGCCAGACACAGGTCGAAGAGGGAGATTTCGCCGGGGTAGAATCGCTCGCGCGTTTCGAGCAGGTTTTCGTAGGCAGTGGCCAGTTGCTGTCGGCATGGCAAAAACTCACCAGCAGCCAGCGAGCGGGCCGCTCCCACAGTTCGCTGCTGCAGAATGATTTCATCCAGACTGCTGAAGTGCCGCATCTGTCGGGAAAGGAGTTCTAACTGCAGAACTGTGGTTCCGAAGGCCAGAAAATCGTCGATAGAGGTTTTGGCTTCCGGCTGAAAGAACAGACTCGGCTGCGCTGAATCGTCGGCATCGGATTCCAGCCACGCCTGGAGCTGCTGCAAATTTTCTTCTCGCCGGGCGACTGTTTTGAGTAAACCCGCCCCCGCTTGCTCCAGTCGCTCGTGCCAGTCGTAAGGAAACCAATCTTCCGAGGGTTGGGGAAGAATCAGCAGTTGCCCGGGTGCGGGTTCGGGCGGAGCATCGGCCCGGTACCATTGTGGAATTCGACCAGCCGTCGCCAATAGAGCCGGATGCCAGGCTATGGCAAAAGCTTCCAGCAGGCTACCGGCAGCATCCTCTCCCAGATCCTGTGGAAAGTCTTCGAGGCTATGCGATGGAATCAGCACATAAACTTCAGAGCAGGTTTTCGTCATACCGGGAGGTTTCTACAGGCTGTTTGACTGACCGAAGCGGACTAATCCTAAAGATCAGAAACGTCTTCGGGCTTGATCGAGTCGAATTACATTCGTCACATTGCTGGCAGGAGCGGGCGAGATCAAGCCACAAGGCGACAATTCACCAGGCCTGCAGAAATAACAATCGCCAAATCAAAACCTGCCACTTGCATAATCGCTGGAATCGTTCAAACCTGTGCGATGAATAGCAACCTCCCGCTGGCTGAAGTTGAAGCCCGGAAGCATGACCCTGCGCAGATTTTTTCACTTCTCCCTGTCGGCAAGTCGAATCTCCTGGAACCTGGAAGGCAGGAAAGAGGTCTCAACAAGAGGGATTCAGGATGGTTCGCGGGCGAATTCCTGAAGCTTGCAGCAATCATCCCGTCACGCCAACGCCAGATCATTTGTTCACTCAATTTTAGCAAGA from Planctopirus ephydatiae encodes:
- a CDS encoding carboxypeptidase-like regulatory domain-containing protein, coding for MFRSMFVAFVCSALLMNAGCGSADRGPQAQLTGKVTFSGQPVPEGIVQLSKVGGGAGASANISADGSFSVVLVDPLPPGEYLVLIVPPTIEDNSNPNSPPVQKPKEMEQIPPRYRNAKTSPLKVTLKEGANTADFALEPEKK
- a CDS encoding glycoside hydrolase family 38 N-terminal domain-containing protein, which encodes MTKTCSEVYVLIPSHSLEDFPQDLGEDAAGSLLEAFAIAWHPALLATAGRIPQWYRADAPPEPAPGQLLILPQPSEDWFPYDWHERLEQAGAGLLKTVARREENLQQLQAWLESDADDSAQPSLFFQPEAKTSIDDFLAFGTTVLQLELLSRQMRHFSSLDEIILQQRTVGAARSLAAGEFLPCRQQLATAYENLLETRERFYPGEISLFDLCLAPSELDVPRLKAALHGFTWPINEPLGNQPAVNFLAGSLETSPLLKLADEQLPLVAAQELSAPLNTAPATTLKELLAQGAVDVLGGEAVELCTPLISPQMWIRNFQQGHQLAQAQLGIVPRVFARRLFGLVPQLPGLLSQTGYVGALHLLLDEGTYPDEEFSSFRWEGTSGEAVTAFSRIPLPAQSAGTFLRLATRLGEALDSDGNPALGFARWPEVATPWFHDLQRAATFAPVLGKFVTCKEFLERVEYPDHVRQYHAGEYLSSSLVYAVAAREKNAISRVAHAWKLQGQQAAWQFCEVQRALLSQNETLQQPVPGIESPAQRWDNELLAHFRMIGASDNRSTTDPAASADNEWSTATALQQTAQQFANLLGSKVQNHEAAASPAGTLLINPLPWARPVPEEMEDGTFPTIPPCGYLWLAQNTPNGKSPARKSKPVVKFTEGVLSNDLFEVVFHPQTGGIARIRRHEQRENRLSLQLARRFPRERAIRLGPDPDDEVIKTAYSEMRAGELSIIAQTSHSLTVRSLGDLIDQAKGERICYYKLDVTIRAGSLKVEIDLQFLELAAFDGDPWNNYIGARFAFGSEMAAISRSVLGSVHVAGSERFEAPEFVEICDGSLRATILPHGRPYFRKTGPRMLDGLMVVSGETSRRFRWTIAIDDPHPARLAQDARVPLVRLDHMTKPATGETSFFVQCPARQVSILSWEAGMTDWPIEAPADPSNTENIETAAKAAVSKKSCRVRLMETEGQAKTFSMVWYAPLAGARKLTLGGAHAAWLKTTGNESRVALSAYEVADIEFVFE